A window of the Polaribacter sp. HaHaR_3_91 genome harbors these coding sequences:
- the miaB gene encoding tRNA (N6-isopentenyl adenosine(37)-C2)-methylthiotransferase MiaB, whose product MEYVEKIIDEKIQGKALVTENKKNNTKKLFIESYGCQMNMNDSEIVAAILDKEGYNTTQILEEADLVLVNTCSIREKAETTVRKRLQKYNAVKQVNKNMKVGVLGCMAERLKEKFLEEEKIVDLVVGPDAYKDLPNLLEEVNAGRDAVNVILSKEETYGDISPVRLNSNGVTAFVSITRGCDNMCTFCVVPFTRGRERSRDPKSIIEEIQSMVDRNFKEITLLGQNVDSFLWYGGGLKKDFGKASEMAQATAVNFAQLLDMCATEFPKTRFRFATSNPQDISLDVIHAIAKHKNICKYLHLPVQSGSNNMLKAMNRQHTREEYIELIDNIFKIVPEMSLSQDMIVGFCGETEEDHQDTLDLMKYVKYDFGFMFTYSERPGTLAAKKMVDDVPFATKKRRLQEIIDLQQEHALYRTQQHLGKVEEFLIEGTSKKNPNEWKGRNTQNTVAVFDKGNYKLGDFVMVKVEDCTSATLKGTVVGYSDNN is encoded by the coding sequence ATGGAATACGTAGAAAAAATCATAGATGAGAAAATACAAGGGAAAGCTCTTGTTACCGAAAATAAAAAAAATAACACTAAAAAATTATTCATAGAAAGCTACGGCTGTCAAATGAATATGAATGATAGTGAAATAGTAGCCGCTATTTTAGATAAAGAAGGCTACAACACAACCCAAATTCTAGAAGAAGCAGATTTAGTTTTAGTAAATACCTGCTCTATTAGAGAGAAGGCAGAAACTACTGTTCGTAAAAGATTACAGAAATACAACGCTGTAAAACAAGTGAACAAAAACATGAAAGTGGGTGTTTTAGGCTGTATGGCAGAACGCTTAAAAGAAAAGTTTTTAGAAGAAGAAAAAATAGTTGACTTAGTTGTTGGTCCCGATGCGTATAAAGATTTACCTAACTTATTAGAGGAAGTAAACGCTGGTAGAGATGCCGTAAATGTAATTTTATCTAAAGAAGAAACCTACGGAGATATTTCTCCGGTGCGTTTAAATTCTAACGGAGTTACCGCATTTGTATCTATAACCAGAGGTTGTGACAATATGTGTACTTTCTGTGTGGTTCCTTTTACTCGTGGACGAGAAAGAAGTCGTGACCCAAAGAGTATTATTGAAGAAATTCAATCTATGGTAGATAGAAACTTTAAAGAAATTACACTTTTAGGTCAGAATGTAGATAGCTTCTTATGGTATGGTGGTGGATTGAAAAAAGACTTTGGCAAAGCATCTGAAATGGCACAAGCAACTGCTGTAAATTTTGCACAATTATTAGATATGTGTGCTACAGAATTCCCAAAAACACGTTTTCGTTTTGCGACTTCTAATCCGCAGGATATCAGTTTAGACGTAATTCACGCCATAGCAAAACACAAAAATATCTGTAAATATTTACATTTACCTGTACAAAGCGGAAGCAACAACATGCTAAAAGCCATGAACAGACAACATACTCGTGAAGAATACATCGAATTAATTGATAATATCTTTAAGATTGTACCAGAAATGTCTTTAAGTCAAGATATGATTGTTGGTTTTTGTGGAGAAACAGAAGAAGATCATCAAGACACTTTAGATTTGATGAAGTACGTAAAATACGATTTCGGTTTTATGTTTACTTATTCTGAAAGACCAGGAACTTTAGCAGCTAAGAAAATGGTAGATGATGTACCTTTTGCTACAAAAAAACGTCGTTTACAAGAAATTATAGATTTACAACAAGAACACGCTTTATACAGAACACAGCAACATTTAGGAAAAGTAGAAGAATTTTTAATTGAAGGTACTTCTAAGAAAAATCCGAATGAGTGGAAAGGTAGAAACACCCAAAACACCGTAGCTGTTTTTGATAAAGGAAATTATAAATTAGGAGATTTTGTAATGGTAAAAGTAGAAGATTGTACTTCTGCAACCTTAAAAGGAACTGTTGTTGGGTATTCTGATAATAATTAG
- a CDS encoding sigma 54-interacting transcriptional regulator, producing the protein MENLQALKQRFGIIGNDIHLNRALEKALRVAPTDISVLVTGESGVGKENIPRIVHQLSHRKHAKYIAVNCGAIPEGTIDSELFGHEKGSFTGATQDRKGYFEVADGGTIFLDEVGELPLTTQVRLLRVLENGEFIKVGSSKVIKTNVRIVAATNVNMQSAIQTEKFREDLYYRLSTVEIHLPALRDRNEDIHLLFRKFAADFAQKYRMPSIRLDDNAVKMLLNYRFPGNIRQLKNLAEQISVIEEERVISALKMQQYLPNNNGNLPAVIGSKKENDFSTERDIMYKILFDMRNDINDLKKLTLDLMKSGNVEEVQEEHHQLIEKMYENKDAHKSNVEVMNIPQNSSTEKDYDFIETIEEDESLSLQDKEVEMIKKSLEKNSNKRKLAAKELGISERTLYRKIKQYDL; encoded by the coding sequence ATGGAAAACTTACAAGCTTTAAAACAGCGTTTTGGAATTATCGGTAACGATATTCACTTAAATAGAGCTTTAGAAAAAGCACTTAGAGTTGCACCTACAGATATTTCTGTTTTAGTTACAGGAGAAAGTGGTGTTGGTAAAGAAAATATTCCAAGAATTGTACATCAATTATCACATAGAAAACATGCAAAATATATTGCTGTAAACTGCGGTGCAATTCCAGAGGGAACTATTGACAGTGAGTTATTTGGTCACGAAAAAGGATCATTTACAGGAGCAACACAAGACAGAAAAGGATATTTTGAAGTTGCCGATGGCGGAACTATTTTTTTAGATGAAGTTGGAGAGTTACCACTAACAACACAGGTACGTTTACTACGTGTTTTAGAAAATGGCGAGTTTATAAAAGTAGGTTCTTCTAAAGTTATAAAAACGAATGTTAGAATTGTTGCAGCAACAAATGTTAATATGCAATCTGCAATTCAAACAGAAAAATTTAGGGAAGATTTATATTACAGATTAAGTACTGTAGAAATTCATTTACCTGCTTTAAGAGACCGTAATGAAGATATTCATTTATTGTTTAGAAAATTTGCTGCAGATTTTGCTCAAAAATATAGAATGCCTTCTATTCGTTTAGATGATAACGCGGTAAAAATGTTATTAAACTATCGTTTTCCGGGGAACATTCGTCAGTTAAAAAATTTAGCAGAACAAATTTCGGTTATTGAAGAAGAAAGAGTTATTTCTGCCCTTAAAATGCAACAGTATCTACCTAATAATAATGGTAATTTACCTGCTGTTATTGGTAGTAAAAAAGAAAATGATTTCTCTACCGAGCGTGATATTATGTATAAAATTTTATTTGATATGCGTAATGACATCAACGATTTAAAAAAGTTGACGCTCGACTTAATGAAAAGTGGTAATGTAGAAGAAGTGCAAGAAGAACATCATCAATTAATTGAAAAGATGTACGAAAATAAAGATGCTCATAAATCTAATGTAGAAGTGATGAATATCCCTCAAAACTCATCCACAGAAAAAGATTATGATTTTATTGAGACTATAGAAGAAGACGAGTCTTTATCTTTACAAGACAAAGAAGTAGAAATGATAAAAAAATCTTTAGAGAAAAACAGTAATAAACGTAAATTGGCCGCTAAAGAACTAGGGATATCTGAAAGAACTTTATACAGAAAAATTAAACAATACGATTTGTAA
- a CDS encoding LptE family protein, with protein sequence MKKTLYITLFTLSTLFFIACGAYSFTGGSTGDAKTLQIDFFPNQASLVEPTLSQRFTQDMLDLFTRQTNLTTVTSNGDLYFSGEITGYRITPMSATADQTAAQNRLTITVNVRFVNKLVEKDDFEKQFSFYSDFAADAQLTGSVLEAALDEIMERLTQDIFNASVAKW encoded by the coding sequence ATGAAAAAAACACTATACATAACACTATTTACACTAAGCACACTCTTTTTTATTGCTTGTGGTGCATATTCTTTTACAGGAGGAAGTACAGGTGATGCAAAAACATTACAAATAGATTTCTTCCCAAATCAAGCATCTTTAGTAGAGCCAACTCTAAGTCAGCGTTTTACCCAAGACATGTTAGATTTATTTACAAGACAAACCAATTTAACCACAGTAACCTCTAATGGAGATTTATATTTTAGCGGAGAAATTACAGGTTATAGAATTACTCCTATGAGTGCTACTGCAGACCAAACTGCTGCTCAAAATAGACTTACCATCACCGTTAATGTTCGTTTTGTGAATAAACTAGTTGAAAAAGACGATTTTGAAAAACAATTCTCTTTTTATTCAGATTTTGCCGCAGATGCACAACTTACAGGTAGTGTATTAGAGGCTGCCCTAGATGAAATTATGGAGAGATTAACACAAGATATTTTTAATGCTTCCGTTGCAAAATGGTAA
- the secG gene encoding preprotein translocase subunit SecG, whose protein sequence is MSYTAFLILILIVAVALILIVMVQNPKGGGLTSSFGGSGAQSLGGVQNTNNFLDRTTWTLAIAMFALILLANFAIPRDGDNNFELNNTLDGIETSTPVENTTPITNDSLN, encoded by the coding sequence ATGAGTTACACAGCATTTTTAATTCTAATTTTGATTGTAGCCGTTGCATTAATCTTAATCGTGATGGTTCAAAATCCTAAAGGTGGAGGATTAACTTCTTCTTTTGGAGGTAGTGGAGCACAATCTTTGGGGGGTGTACAAAACACTAACAATTTCTTAGACAGAACAACTTGGACTTTAGCAATTGCTATGTTTGCATTAATTTTATTAGCAAACTTTGCAATTCCTAGAGATGGAGACAACAACTTTGAGTTAAATAATACTTTAGATGGTATTGAAACCTCTACTCCTGTTGAAAACACAACTCCTATAACTAACGATAGTTTAAATTAA
- the groES gene encoding co-chaperone GroES gives MGLNIKPLADRVLVEPAPAETKTASGLIIPDNAKEKPQQGTVVAVGNGKVDEPLTVKIGDTVLYSKYGGTDLKLEGKDYLMMRESDILAII, from the coding sequence ATGGGATTAAACATTAAACCTTTAGCAGACAGAGTTCTTGTAGAACCTGCTCCAGCAGAAACAAAAACAGCATCAGGATTAATTATTCCTGATAACGCAAAAGAAAAGCCACAACAAGGAACTGTTGTAGCAGTAGGTAATGGTAAAGTTGATGAGCCTTTAACTGTAAAAATTGGAGACACTGTTTTATATAGTAAATATGGTGGAACTGATTTAAAATTAGAAGGTAAAGATTACCTAATGATGCGTGAGTCTGATATTTTAGCGATTATCTAA
- the groL gene encoding chaperonin GroEL (60 kDa chaperone family; promotes refolding of misfolded polypeptides especially under stressful conditions; forms two stacked rings of heptamers to form a barrel-shaped 14mer; ends can be capped by GroES; misfolded proteins enter the barrel where they are refolded when GroES binds) — protein MAKHIKFDIEARDGLKRGVDALANAVKVTLGPKGRNVIISKSFGAPTVTKDGVSVAKEIELENELENMGAQMVKEVASKTNDLAGDGTTTATVLAQAIVKEGLKNVAAGANPMDLKRGIDKAVAAIIADLEKQAKKVGNSSEKIQQVAAISANNDAVIGDLIATAFAKVGKEGVITVEEAKGMETYVDVVEGMQFDRGYLSPYFVTDADKMIADLENPYVLLFDKKISNLQEILPILEPVSQSGRPLLIIAEDVDGQALATLVVNKLRGGLKIAAVKAPGFGDRRKAMLEDIAILTGGTVISEERGFSLENATLDLLGTAEGITIDKDNTTIVNGSGDADAIKARVSQIKAQIETTTSDYDKEKLQERLAKLAGGVAVLYVGAASEVEMKEKKDRVDDALHATRAAVEEGIVAGGGVALVRAKKVLEKITTENLDETTGVQIVNKAIEAPLRTIVENAGGEGSVVINKVLEGKKDFGYDAKNDIYVDMLEAGIIDPKKVTRVALENAASVAGMILTTECALVDIKEDAPAGGMPPMGGGMPGMM, from the coding sequence ATGGCAAAACATATAAAATTTGATATTGAAGCAAGAGACGGATTAAAACGTGGAGTTGACGCTTTAGCAAATGCAGTAAAAGTAACTTTAGGACCAAAAGGAAGAAACGTAATTATTTCTAAATCTTTTGGAGCACCGACAGTTACTAAAGATGGAGTTTCTGTAGCAAAAGAAATTGAGTTAGAAAATGAGCTTGAAAATATGGGAGCTCAAATGGTAAAAGAAGTTGCTTCTAAAACCAACGACTTAGCTGGAGATGGTACAACAACTGCTACGGTTCTTGCACAAGCAATTGTAAAAGAAGGTCTAAAAAACGTTGCTGCAGGTGCAAACCCAATGGATTTAAAACGTGGAATTGACAAAGCTGTTGCTGCAATTATTGCAGACTTAGAAAAACAAGCAAAAAAAGTTGGTAATTCTTCTGAAAAAATTCAACAAGTTGCAGCAATTTCTGCAAATAACGATGCTGTTATTGGAGACTTAATAGCTACTGCTTTTGCCAAGGTTGGTAAAGAAGGCGTTATTACTGTTGAAGAAGCAAAAGGAATGGAAACGTATGTTGACGTTGTAGAAGGTATGCAATTTGACAGAGGTTATTTATCTCCTTATTTTGTTACCGATGCAGATAAAATGATTGCAGATTTAGAAAATCCTTATGTTTTATTATTCGACAAAAAGATTTCTAACTTGCAAGAAATTCTTCCAATTTTAGAGCCAGTTTCTCAATCTGGACGTCCTTTATTAATTATTGCAGAAGATGTAGACGGACAAGCGTTAGCTACTTTAGTTGTAAATAAATTAAGAGGTGGTTTAAAAATTGCTGCTGTTAAAGCTCCAGGATTTGGAGACAGAAGGAAAGCAATGTTAGAAGACATCGCAATCTTAACAGGCGGAACTGTAATTTCTGAAGAAAGAGGTTTCTCTTTAGAAAACGCAACATTAGATCTTTTAGGTACTGCAGAAGGTATTACTATTGATAAAGACAATACAACTATTGTAAATGGTTCTGGTGATGCAGATGCTATTAAAGCAAGAGTTAGTCAAATTAAAGCTCAAATAGAGACTACAACTTCTGACTATGACAAAGAAAAACTTCAAGAACGTTTAGCTAAATTAGCTGGTGGTGTTGCTGTTTTATATGTTGGTGCTGCTTCTGAAGTAGAGATGAAAGAGAAGAAAGATAGAGTTGATGATGCTTTACACGCTACAAGAGCTGCAGTAGAAGAAGGTATTGTTGCTGGTGGTGGTGTTGCTTTAGTACGCGCTAAAAAAGTTTTAGAAAAAATCACTACAGAAAACTTAGACGAAACTACAGGTGTACAAATTGTAAACAAAGCAATTGAAGCACCTTTAAGAACCATCGTAGAAAATGCTGGTGGTGAAGGTTCTGTTGTAATTAATAAAGTTTTAGAAGGTAAAAAAGACTTTGGTTATGATGCTAAAAACGACATATATGTTGATATGCTAGAAGCTGGAATTATAGATCCTAAGAAAGTAACGCGTGTTGCATTAGAAAATGCTGCATCTGTTGCCGGAATGATCTTAACTACAGAATGTGCCTTAGTAGACATTAAAGAAGATGCTCCTGCTGGCGGAATGCCTCCAATGGGTGGTGGAATGCCAGGAATGATGTAA
- a CDS encoding heavy-metal-associated domain-containing protein — MKKILFVFSLCLIGFTTQSQEVKKKKSAKVSIEVDGICGMCKKRIETAALKTKGVKFAIWSVETHQLNVILDERKTDVEAVQKSVLAVGHDVILDEENKLIATDEAYGSVHGCCKYREEEIIKDHNGDLKKQKKE, encoded by the coding sequence ATGAAAAAAATACTATTCGTATTCAGTTTATGTTTGATTGGTTTTACAACACAATCACAAGAAGTAAAAAAGAAGAAAAGTGCTAAAGTATCTATAGAAGTAGATGGAATTTGTGGTATGTGTAAAAAACGTATTGAAACTGCTGCTTTAAAAACAAAAGGGGTAAAGTTTGCAATTTGGAGTGTAGAGACTCATCAATTAAATGTAATTTTAGATGAACGTAAAACAGATGTAGAGGCTGTTCAGAAAAGTGTTTTAGCAGTAGGACATGATGTTATTTTAGATGAAGAAAATAAACTAATTGCAACAGATGAAGCGTATGGTTCTGTACATGGTTGTTGTAAGTATAGGGAAGAAGAAATAATTAAAGACCATAATGGTGATTTAAAGAAGCAGAAGAAGGAATAA
- a CDS encoding carboxypeptidase-like regulatory domain-containing protein, protein MKKYIISSFLLFIPVILFSQTTFKGMIMDKNNPKDNLGVADVTVHWLNTNVSATTNKKGWFTIGYKPEYKKLVINYLGYKTDTLTIENLDPIHHYITPEGDLDEVIIKSKRNAIQKSFLSTANMFTVNSEELLKAACCNLAESFETNPSIDVSFSDALTGTKQIQMLGLTSPYLSITQENIPSVRGAAQVFGLTFTPGTWVESIQITKGAGSVVNGYESISGQINAELVKPFSDNKFFVNAYSSLNGRLELNTHFNQKVSDKWSTGIYVHGNYRGEKFDKNDDNFLDSPLADQINVMNRWQYVDAEKGWVSFINVRFLNDEKQTGEIDFNPSLDKGTTNAWGSEIDTRRFETSAKLGYVFPELPFQSVSLQFAYSNHQQDSYFGQKIYNIEHESIFSNIIFNSIIGDTRNKFKTGLSFTHDNYEELVNITDYDRKETSAGAFFEYAFDNLNDFSLTAGLRIDTHNLLGTFVTPRIHARYVPWENSIFRASAGRGKRSANIFAENQQLFASSRSINIDDVGGNIYGLNPEVAWNYGVSYMQRFNLFNKKGDVTFDFYQTDFTNQVVVDWENPQEISFYNLNGKSIANSFQVEVNYNIAPYFNFRTAYKYFDISTDYTSGNLQKPIQPKNRFFANLSYETPAKDSGAQWKFDVTFNNIGKQRLPNTVSNPVQYQLPSHSDSYQLLNSQITKVFSDKFEVYVGAENLTNVQQKNPILASDDPFGSNFDSTIVYSPIFGRAFYMGLRFKIK, encoded by the coding sequence ATGAAAAAATATATAATTAGTAGTTTTCTGCTATTTATTCCTGTCATACTCTTTTCTCAAACTACATTTAAAGGGATGATTATGGATAAAAATAATCCTAAAGATAATTTAGGGGTTGCCGATGTAACTGTACATTGGTTAAATACAAACGTAAGTGCAACTACAAATAAGAAAGGTTGGTTTACTATAGGTTATAAACCAGAATATAAAAAATTAGTAATTAATTATTTAGGGTATAAAACCGATACTTTAACTATTGAGAACTTAGACCCTATTCATCATTATATTACTCCAGAAGGTGATTTAGATGAAGTAATAATTAAAAGTAAACGAAATGCAATTCAGAAATCATTTTTGTCTACGGCAAATATGTTTACTGTAAATTCTGAAGAATTATTAAAAGCTGCGTGTTGTAATTTGGCAGAAAGTTTTGAAACTAACCCATCTATAGATGTTAGTTTTTCTGATGCTTTAACCGGAACGAAACAAATACAAATGCTGGGTTTAACAAGCCCGTATTTGTCAATTACACAAGAAAATATTCCTTCTGTTAGAGGTGCTGCTCAGGTTTTCGGACTCACATTTACACCAGGTACTTGGGTAGAAAGTATACAGATTACAAAAGGTGCTGGTTCTGTTGTTAATGGGTATGAAAGTATATCTGGACAAATAAATGCAGAATTGGTAAAACCTTTTTCTGATAATAAATTCTTTGTTAATGCTTATTCTTCTTTAAATGGAAGACTCGAGTTAAATACACATTTTAACCAAAAAGTTTCAGATAAATGGTCTACAGGTATTTATGTTCACGGTAATTATAGAGGTGAGAAATTCGATAAAAATGATGATAATTTTTTAGACAGTCCGTTAGCAGATCAAATAAATGTAATGAATCGTTGGCAGTATGTTGATGCAGAAAAAGGTTGGGTAAGTTTTATTAATGTACGTTTTTTAAATGATGAAAAACAAACGGGTGAGATTGATTTTAATCCATCTTTAGATAAAGGAACCACAAATGCTTGGGGAAGTGAAATAGATACAAGACGTTTTGAGACTTCGGCTAAATTAGGGTACGTTTTTCCAGAGTTGCCTTTTCAGAGTGTAAGTCTTCAGTTTGCGTATAGTAATCATCAGCAAGATTCTTATTTTGGACAAAAAATTTATAATATAGAGCATGAAAGTATATTTTCTAATATTATTTTTAATTCTATAATAGGGGATACTAGAAATAAGTTTAAAACCGGACTTAGTTTTACGCATGATAATTATGAAGAATTGGTAAATATTACCGATTACGATAGAAAAGAAACTTCTGCAGGAGCTTTTTTCGAATATGCATTCGATAATTTGAATGATTTTAGCTTAACTGCAGGTTTGCGTATAGATACTCATAATTTATTAGGAACTTTTGTTACTCCTAGAATTCATGCAAGATATGTGCCTTGGGAAAACAGTATTTTTAGAGCTTCTGCAGGAAGAGGAAAGCGAAGTGCTAATATTTTTGCAGAAAATCAACAATTATTTGCAAGTTCAAGGAGTATTAATATTGATGATGTTGGTGGTAATATCTACGGATTAAATCCTGAGGTTGCATGGAATTACGGAGTTTCTTATATGCAAAGATTTAACTTATTCAATAAAAAGGGAGATGTTACTTTCGATTTTTATCAAACAGATTTTACAAATCAAGTTGTGGTAGATTGGGAAAACCCTCAAGAAATATCATTTTATAATTTAAACGGAAAAAGTATTGCAAATAGTTTTCAAGTTGAAGTAAATTATAATATTGCACCGTATTTTAATTTTAGAACAGCGTATAAGTATTTTGATATTTCTACGGATTATACTTCGGGTAATTTACAGAAACCGATTCAACCTAAAAATAGATTTTTTGCAAACCTTTCTTATGAAACCCCTGCTAAAGATAGTGGAGCTCAATGGAAGTTTGATGTTACTTTTAATAATATAGGAAAACAGCGTTTACCAAATACGGTATCTAATCCTGTGCAATATCAATTGCCATCACATTCAGATTCTTATCAATTGTTAAACTCTCAAATTACAAAGGTTTTTTCAGACAAATTTGAAGTTTATGTAGGTGCCGAAAACTTAACAAATGTTCAGCAGAAAAATCCTATTTTAGCAAGTGATGATCCATTTGGATCTAATTTTGATAGTACAATTGTGTATTCTCCTATTTTTGGAAGAGCATTTTATATGGGGTTAAGATTTAAAATAAAATAG
- a CDS encoding exosortase F system-associated protein, which yields MSKYLKIVLVFLLFVLLVAVRAFQTNLFYDPLIVYFKNDYLYTGIQNIVVWKLVVNMLFRYLINSVISLGIIWVLFERKEYLKFASYFLMIAFVILITVFVILIKNNFESGYLLPFYIRRFIIHPLFLLILLPAFYYQKLSNR from the coding sequence ATGAGTAAATATCTAAAAATAGTATTAGTATTCTTGCTTTTTGTGCTGTTGGTCGCGGTAAGAGCTTTTCAAACGAATTTGTTTTATGACCCTTTAATAGTATATTTTAAAAATGATTATTTGTACACAGGTATTCAGAATATAGTTGTTTGGAAGCTAGTGGTAAATATGCTCTTTAGGTACCTCATAAACTCTGTTATTTCATTAGGTATAATTTGGGTGTTGTTTGAGCGAAAAGAGTATTTAAAATTTGCTAGTTATTTTTTAATGATAGCTTTCGTAATTCTTATTACTGTATTCGTAATTTTAATTAAAAATAATTTTGAAAGTGGTTATTTGTTACCGTTTTATATACGTAGATTTATAATCCATCCGCTGTTTTTACTAATACTGCTTCCAGCTTTCTATTATCAAAAATTGAGTAATAGATAA
- the xrtF gene encoding exosortase family protein XrtF, whose protein sequence is MKKHKSIIIFLIKFFVTYFLLVTIYNTYLQRSQEKEGVYKTASITTLVADQTVKVLTFFDYSVEAVQHDKEVSVKLIIEGKYTARVIEGCNSISLIVLFISFIIAFSGSLKATFFYSLFGSLLIYTINVLRIAFLTVMIYKYPENQEFLHGLVFPAIIYGTIFMLWVIWVNQFSKFKK, encoded by the coding sequence GTGAAGAAACATAAAAGCATCATCATTTTTCTGATTAAGTTTTTTGTAACCTATTTTTTATTAGTTACAATCTATAACACTTACTTACAGCGTTCTCAAGAAAAAGAAGGGGTTTATAAAACAGCATCCATAACAACACTTGTGGCAGACCAAACCGTAAAAGTGCTTACTTTTTTCGATTATAGCGTAGAGGCTGTTCAGCATGATAAAGAAGTTTCTGTAAAACTAATCATAGAAGGTAAATATACCGCTAGGGTTATAGAAGGGTGTAATTCTATTAGTTTAATTGTTCTATTTATATCATTTATTATTGCTTTTTCTGGGTCTTTAAAAGCTACTTTCTTTTATTCTCTGTTTGGTAGTTTGCTTATTTATACAATCAATGTATTAAGAATTGCATTTCTGACAGTAATGATCTATAAATATCCAGAAAATCAAGAATTTTTACATGGTTTGGTATTTCCGGCAATTATTTATGGTACCATTTTCATGCTTTGGGTTATTTGGGTTAATCAATTTTCTAAGTTTAAGAAATGA
- a CDS encoding GAF domain-containing protein, whose protein sequence is MNIDILQPQIDKIISSNTTRDEKLQAICDYLEKEISYYDWVGFYFKNGDKNELKLAQYTGEETEHTIIPFGKGICGQVAVSNENFVVQDVSAQDNYISCGWKVKSEIVIPIFVAGENIGQIDIDSHTANTFSAKDEALLEYICKELSNIL, encoded by the coding sequence ATGAATATAGATATTTTACAACCACAGATCGACAAAATTATTTCGTCTAACACTACAAGAGACGAAAAATTACAAGCGATATGCGATTATTTAGAAAAAGAAATCTCTTACTATGATTGGGTTGGTTTTTATTTTAAAAACGGAGATAAAAACGAGTTAAAATTAGCGCAATATACAGGAGAAGAAACAGAACACACTATTATTCCGTTTGGGAAAGGTATTTGCGGACAAGTAGCGGTTAGCAACGAAAACTTTGTAGTACAAGATGTTTCTGCTCAAGACAATTATATTTCTTGCGGTTGGAAAGTAAAATCTGAAATTGTAATCCCAATTTTTGTAGCAGGCGAGAATATTGGTCAAATTGATATAGACTCTCATACAGCAAATACATTTTCCGCAAAGGACGAGGCACTTTTAGAGTATATCTGTAAAGAATTGTCAAATATTCTTTAA